A stretch of Deltaproteobacteria bacterium DNA encodes these proteins:
- a CDS encoding class II aldolase/adducin family protein → MREAVKIGQKQSTRRDLEHEVVDYSQRLHQRGWVANHDGNISVRLEENRFLITPTAVSKGDVERSKLLVVDERGQRVSGRYRPFSEMNLHLYAYRQRPDIRVVMHAHPPTATGFAVAGVEIISTMMAEPVVSLGDVIPTVPYALPKTPESTLNMAPALVQSDAFLLQNHGVITVGPDLETAFLRMELVEHLAKIQLVAQQLGGASFIPYGDIEHLMGARAKAGLGPQGRT, encoded by the coding sequence ATGAGAGAAGCAGTAAAAATAGGCCAAAAGCAGTCGACTCGGCGTGATTTAGAGCACGAGGTGGTGGATTACAGCCAGCGTTTGCATCAGCGCGGCTGGGTGGCCAACCATGATGGCAACATAAGCGTTCGCCTAGAAGAAAATCGATTTTTGATCACGCCCACCGCGGTCTCTAAGGGAGACGTTGAGCGCAGTAAGTTATTGGTCGTTGATGAACGAGGACAAAGAGTCAGTGGTCGGTATCGACCATTTAGCGAGATGAACTTGCACCTTTATGCCTACCGGCAGCGTCCCGATATTCGTGTGGTGATGCATGCTCATCCACCGACCGCTACAGGTTTTGCGGTAGCGGGTGTGGAAATTATTTCGACGATGATGGCTGAGCCAGTGGTTTCACTGGGCGATGTGATCCCTACGGTACCTTACGCTTTGCCTAAAACACCCGAGTCAACGTTGAATATGGCGCCAGCATTGGTCCAAAGTGACGCGTTTTTGTTACAAAATCACGGAGTCATAACCGTTGGCCCTGACTTGGAAACAGCTTTTCTGCGGATGGAATTGGTTGAACATTTGGCGAAAATTCAGCTTGTCGCGCAGCAGCTTGGTGGTGCAAGCTTCATCCCCTATGGGGACATTGAGCATCTGATGGGAGCCCGCGCAAAGGCTGGCTTGGGTCCGCAGGGCCGAACATAA
- a CDS encoding EutN/CcmL family microcompartment protein: MKLARVIGSAVATAKHPGLDARTVLLVRPETAEGEKAEDAFLAVDHVSAGPGDRVLVLREGTGVRQLLGGNPPVRSVIVAVVDDVYVERA, from the coding sequence ATGAAACTTGCTAGGGTTATCGGTAGCGCTGTTGCGACTGCGAAGCATCCTGGCTTGGATGCACGCACCGTATTGTTGGTAAGGCCAGAAACGGCCGAGGGCGAGAAGGCGGAAGATGCTTTTTTGGCTGTAGACCATGTTTCTGCCGGTCCGGGTGACCGAGTCTTGGTATTGCGAGAAGGTACAGGCGTACGTCAGCTTCTTGGAGGCAACCCACCGGTTCGGTCGGTGATTGTCGCCGTGGTCGATGATGTGTACGTCGAGCGAGCATGA